One genomic window of bacterium includes the following:
- a CDS encoding 2-oxoglutarate oxidoreductase, with the protein MTTTFARPESLQDVVTHYCPGCTHGVIHRLVAEVLDELGVRERTVGVAPVGCSVLAYNYFNTDFLESPHGRAPALATGFKRIRPDMIVFTYQGDGDLASIGMSEIIHAANRGEKFTTIFVNNAIYGMTGGQMAPTTLSGQVATTCPLGRDTAKTGMPIRMCELLSGLVTPSYLERVAVHNPQQIIRTKKAIRRAFQYQIENKCFSLVEVLSTCPTNWGKTPAESTNWVEANLKSYFPLGVYKTPEEVK; encoded by the coding sequence TTGACTACTACATTTGCACGGCCGGAGTCGCTCCAGGATGTCGTGACGCACTACTGCCCCGGTTGCACGCATGGCGTGATCCATCGGCTGGTGGCGGAAGTTCTCGATGAGCTGGGCGTGCGCGAGCGGACTGTCGGCGTTGCGCCGGTCGGTTGCTCGGTTCTGGCATACAATTACTTCAATACTGATTTTCTGGAATCACCGCATGGTCGCGCCCCTGCGCTGGCGACCGGCTTCAAGCGGATCCGCCCCGATATGATCGTGTTTACCTATCAGGGCGATGGTGACCTGGCCTCGATCGGCATGAGCGAGATCATTCACGCCGCCAATCGCGGCGAGAAGTTCACAACTATCTTCGTAAACAACGCCATCTATGGCATGACCGGAGGCCAGATGGCCCCGACTACCCTGTCCGGACAAGTCGCAACCACCTGCCCACTGGGTCGCGACACTGCCAAAACCGGTATGCCGATTCGCATGTGCGAACTGCTCTCCGGTCTGGTCACGCCGTCGTATTTGGAGCGTGTCGCGGTGCACAATCCGCAACAGATCATTCGCACCAAGAAGGCGATTCGTCGGGCCTTCCAGTATCAGATCGAAAACAAGTGCTTCTCGCTCGTCGAGGTCCTCTCCACCTGTCCGACCAACTGGGGAAAAACCCCCGCGGAATCGACCAATTGGGTGGAAGCGAATCTGAAGAGCTACTTCCCGCTCGGTGTCTACAAGACACCTGAGGAGGTGAAGTGA
- a CDS encoding 4Fe-4S binding protein yields MPGVVIDTNHCKGCELCVKACPQKILSMSREITLRGYFHAQMHDPSRCIGCRICAITCPDAAISVNHHGQMYVLYDY; encoded by the coding sequence ATGCCTGGAGTTGTGATCGACACCAACCACTGCAAGGGATGCGAGCTGTGCGTCAAGGCATGCCCGCAGAAGATCCTCTCGATGTCGCGAGAGATCACCTTACGCGGTTATTTTCATGCGCAGATGCATGACCCGTCCCGCTGTATCGGCTGCCGGATCTGCGCCATAACCTGCCCCGATGCCGCCATCTCGGTGAACCATCACGGGCAAATGTACGTGCTGTACGATTATTGA
- a CDS encoding citryl-CoA lyase, protein MSDAEWKTAITDIGPGKIRVRGYDIADIMANLSYAEVVYLILKGELPTKAEAALMNAILVSSIDHGASPPSVLGTRTVLSGGNSLNAAIAGGVLVIGDTHGGAIEQSAKILQEWAKKEGEPSVLAAQIVDWLNQTKKRMPGFGHRLHNVDPRTGKLFEIAATHGYSGRHIEICKALETALAQKTGKQLPINVDGAIAAVISDMGFDWRLGKGFFIISRTPGLLAHAYEEMTREKPMRKLGPMPFEYDGPAERKIPK, encoded by the coding sequence ATGTCAGATGCTGAATGGAAAACTGCGATAACTGATATCGGCCCCGGGAAGATCCGGGTGCGGGGGTACGATATTGCCGATATCATGGCCAACTTGTCCTATGCCGAGGTGGTCTACTTGATTCTGAAGGGGGAATTGCCGACCAAGGCCGAGGCGGCTTTGATGAATGCCATACTGGTTTCATCGATCGACCACGGCGCCTCGCCGCCCTCGGTTCTCGGCACACGAACGGTTCTCTCGGGCGGAAATTCGCTCAACGCGGCGATCGCTGGCGGAGTACTGGTTATCGGTGATACTCATGGCGGCGCGATCGAGCAGTCCGCGAAGATCCTTCAGGAGTGGGCGAAAAAAGAGGGAGAGCCATCTGTGCTCGCCGCCCAGATCGTCGATTGGCTCAATCAAACCAAAAAGCGAATGCCGGGATTCGGCCATCGCCTGCATAACGTTGACCCGCGCACGGGGAAACTGTTTGAGATAGCGGCGACACATGGCTACAGCGGCCGGCATATCGAGATCTGCAAAGCGCTGGAGACGGCCCTGGCGCAGAAGACGGGGAAGCAGCTTCCGATCAACGTGGATGGCGCTATTGCGGCGGTGATCTCCGATATGGGGTTTGACTGGAGACTCGGCAAAGGGTTCTTTATCATCTCCCGCACACCGGGATTATTGGCGCACGCTTACGAAGAGATGACCCGGGAGAAGCCGATGCGGAAGCTTGGGCCAATGCCATTTGAGTATGATGGTCCGGCCGAACGGAAGATCCCGAAGTAG
- a CDS encoding cobalamin biosynthesis protein CbiA: MKANWTMAHEVSTFASPSFRHRTIIIVGGYGSGKSEISVNLAKQLAQNSTEPVSIADLDVVNPYFRSREAALQLESFGVKSLVPAGPHVHADLPIIIPEIRTALENPNGWLILDVGGDDIGARVLSSLADAIHPESYEMLLVLNARRPFTADLEGTLQLMNEIEASSRLHFTGIISNTHLMQETTVEIIEEGISLARRVSQRSTLPIAFVSAVKAIAAQMNPATLDLPMLVLDRALVKPWEHIGNTWTDKRLRIR; the protein is encoded by the coding sequence ATGAAAGCAAACTGGACCATGGCGCACGAAGTTTCGACATTTGCCTCCCCCTCCTTTCGCCATCGGACGATTATCATCGTCGGCGGCTATGGCTCGGGCAAGTCGGAGATTTCAGTCAACCTAGCCAAACAGCTTGCGCAAAATAGCACCGAACCTGTCTCCATTGCCGATCTGGATGTCGTGAATCCCTATTTCCGCTCACGCGAGGCTGCGCTGCAACTGGAGTCCTTCGGCGTCAAGTCACTTGTCCCCGCCGGTCCGCATGTTCACGCCGACCTGCCGATCATCATTCCCGAAATTCGCACCGCTCTGGAGAATCCCAACGGGTGGTTGATCCTTGATGTCGGCGGTGATGACATCGGCGCGCGAGTCCTCAGTTCTCTGGCTGACGCAATCCATCCTGAAAGCTACGAGATGTTGCTGGTTCTGAATGCCCGTCGCCCCTTTACGGCTGACCTGGAGGGGACACTGCAATTGATGAACGAGATCGAGGCTTCTTCGCGCCTCCACTTCACCGGGATCATCTCCAATACCCACTTGATGCAGGAAACTACTGTCGAGATCATAGAGGAAGGTATTTCGCTGGCTCGCCGGGTAAGCCAGCGAAGTACACTTCCCATTGCTTTTGTCAGCGCGGTGAAAGCGATCGCCGCGCAAATGAACCCGGCCACCCTGGATCTTCCCATGCTGGTCCTGGACCGCGCACTGGTCAAACCATGGGAACATATCGGCAATACCTGGACTGACAAACGACTGAGGATACGCTGA
- the vorB gene encoding 3-methyl-2-oxobutanoate dehydrogenase subunit VorB encodes MAKILMKGNEAIAEAAVRAGALYYFAYPITPQNEVGEYLAKRLPEVGGVFLQAESEVAVGNMLFGAASTGKRVFTTSSSPGISLMQESISYMAGAQLPVVLLNIMRGGPGLGGILPAQSDYFQATKGGGHGDYRLLVLAPSTIQEAVDLTMQAFYLADKYRNPVMIIGDGMIGQMMEPVEFPDEHTEPPLPAKTWAATGASERRPLVVKSLFLDPIALEKNNIVLHQKYEMMKRDEIRYECYKTNPKNKILLVAYGTMARICQTAIDELETEGISVGLFRPISCFPFPESQLYAEATKPNIETVLTVEMSMGQMVEDVERVVARQRPVKFFGRTGGIVPSPEEVIDQIKQLLAAGTPAKAKA; translated from the coding sequence ATGGCTAAGATATTGATGAAAGGGAATGAGGCGATCGCGGAAGCGGCAGTACGGGCCGGCGCCCTCTACTATTTCGCGTATCCGATCACCCCGCAGAACGAGGTCGGCGAATACCTCGCCAAACGACTCCCCGAGGTCGGCGGAGTTTTTCTCCAGGCCGAATCCGAGGTCGCTGTCGGCAATATGCTGTTTGGCGCGGCTTCAACCGGCAAACGGGTCTTCACCACATCCTCCAGCCCCGGCATCTCTTTGATGCAGGAATCGATCTCTTACATGGCCGGCGCTCAACTACCCGTGGTCCTTTTGAATATCATGCGCGGCGGACCCGGACTCGGTGGCATCCTCCCGGCTCAGTCAGACTATTTCCAGGCAACCAAAGGCGGCGGCCATGGTGACTACCGGTTGCTGGTTCTTGCCCCATCAACCATTCAGGAAGCGGTCGACCTGACCATGCAGGCCTTCTACCTCGCCGACAAGTATCGCAATCCGGTGATGATCATCGGCGATGGCATGATCGGCCAGATGATGGAACCGGTTGAATTCCCGGACGAACATACTGAACCGCCTCTCCCCGCCAAAACCTGGGCCGCGACCGGCGCGAGCGAGCGACGTCCGCTTGTGGTCAAGTCACTCTTCCTCGATCCGATCGCGCTCGAGAAAAACAACATCGTCCTGCACCAGAAATATGAGATGATGAAGCGCGACGAGATCCGTTACGAGTGCTATAAGACCAATCCCAAAAACAAAATCCTGCTCGTCGCCTACGGCACAATGGCGAGAATCTGCCAGACCGCCATCGATGAACTCGAGACCGAGGGGATCTCAGTCGGTCTCTTCCGACCGATCTCCTGTTTCCCCTTCCCCGAATCGCAATTGTACGCGGAAGCGACTAAGCCGAATATCGAGACAGTCCTGACCGTGGAAATGAGTATGGGACAGATGGTGGAGGATGTCGAACGCGTCGTCGCCAGACAGAGACCGGTGAAGTTCTTTGGCCGGACCGGCGGAATAGTTCCGTCTCCGGAAGAAGTGATCGATCAGATCAAGCAACTGCTCGCTGCCGGAACGCCGGCGAAAGCGAAGGCATGA
- a CDS encoding NAD(P)H-dependent oxidoreductase subunit E → MILQEIQREYRYLPCEALKATAEALDVPLSKVFSVATFYNAFSLVPKGKRIVRICTGTACHIRGAALIQDQIENHLGIKAGQTTSDMEFSIEVVACVGACAMAPVVIVNEKYHGGVKVNTAKKILKDS, encoded by the coding sequence ATGATCCTGCAGGAGATCCAGCGCGAATACCGCTACCTGCCCTGTGAGGCGCTCAAAGCGACCGCCGAAGCGCTCGATGTACCGCTCTCCAAGGTCTTTTCGGTCGCGACCTTTTACAATGCCTTCTCCCTCGTTCCGAAAGGAAAACGAATCGTCCGGATCTGTACCGGTACCGCCTGTCATATTCGCGGAGCTGCCCTGATCCAGGATCAGATAGAAAATCATCTGGGGATCAAGGCAGGACAAACGACCTCGGATATGGAGTTCTCCATCGAAGTCGTCGCCTGTGTGGGCGCCTGTGCCATGGCCCCGGTCGTGATCGTCAACGAAAAATACCATGGCGGCGTCAAAGTCAACACCGCCAAGAAGATCCTGAAGGACAGTTAA
- a CDS encoding NAD(P)H-dependent oxidoreductase subunit E, translating to MCIIANPQELKKRHVELAAKQERFPKKVIVCCGTGCLANGARAIVDAFHAHLAEKNIKDFTVEAVKETGCHGFCEQGPLVVIEPQGTFYTRVKPKDVAAIVDKTIANGEILSPLLYKDPVTEHRIERYHDVNFFAHQSRIALRNLGKIAANDIREYIAVEGYQALAKVLTTMTPDTVIDEIIKSGLRGRGGGGFPAGKKWRTCKSVQSDIHYVICNGDEGDPGAFMDRSIMEGDPHSVLEGMMICAFAIGAKQGYIYVRDEYPLAVVHLQKAIDECEANGLLGDNILGTDFSFRIRINRGAGAFVCGESSALMRSVAGEVGEPRAKYIRSVVKGLHDQPTVLNNVETFANVPIIMLKGADWFTSIGCKNNSGTKAFSLVGKVRNTGLIEVAMGTTLRTIIYEIGGGILENRPFKAVQTGGPSGGCLPESMLDLPVDFDSLTKNGSMMGSGGMIVMDDKTCMVDVARYFLSFLVSESCGKCVPCREGLYQLHELTIKICNGEGTEEDLVRMEKLSESIIVGSLCGLGKSGPNPFLSTIRYFRDEYLAHIREKRCPAGVCKSLITYTVLEDKCTGCVACITACAYNAITGEKKKPHFIHQDKCEKCGACVAVCKFDAIEVK from the coding sequence ATGTGCATCATTGCCAATCCTCAGGAACTGAAGAAACGCCACGTTGAACTGGCGGCAAAACAGGAACGATTCCCCAAGAAGGTGATCGTCTGCTGCGGTACCGGCTGTCTGGCCAATGGCGCTCGCGCGATTGTCGATGCCTTCCATGCGCATCTGGCCGAAAAAAATATCAAGGACTTCACCGTCGAAGCCGTCAAAGAGACCGGCTGTCATGGTTTCTGCGAGCAGGGACCACTGGTCGTGATCGAACCGCAAGGGACATTCTACACCCGCGTGAAACCGAAAGATGTCGCCGCCATCGTTGATAAGACGATCGCCAACGGCGAGATCCTCTCCCCGCTCCTCTACAAAGACCCGGTGACGGAACATCGAATCGAACGGTATCACGATGTTAATTTCTTTGCGCATCAGTCGCGAATCGCTCTCCGCAATCTCGGCAAGATCGCCGCGAATGATATCCGCGAATATATCGCTGTCGAGGGGTACCAGGCGCTCGCCAAGGTATTGACCACCATGACCCCCGACACGGTCATCGATGAGATCATTAAGTCCGGCCTGCGTGGTCGTGGGGGCGGTGGATTCCCCGCCGGCAAAAAGTGGCGCACCTGCAAAAGCGTGCAGTCGGATATTCACTACGTCATCTGCAACGGTGACGAAGGTGACCCCGGCGCCTTCATGGATCGCTCTATCATGGAAGGCGATCCGCACTCCGTCCTTGAAGGGATGATGATCTGCGCCTTCGCGATCGGCGCCAAGCAGGGATATATCTACGTTCGCGATGAATACCCGTTGGCGGTCGTTCATCTGCAGAAGGCGATCGATGAATGCGAAGCCAACGGTCTGCTTGGCGACAACATTCTCGGCACCGACTTCTCTTTCCGTATCCGGATCAATCGCGGCGCCGGAGCCTTTGTCTGCGGCGAATCATCGGCCCTTATGCGCTCGGTGGCTGGCGAAGTCGGCGAACCACGCGCCAAATATATCCGCTCGGTGGTGAAAGGTCTGCATGATCAGCCAACCGTGCTGAATAATGTCGAGACCTTTGCCAATGTCCCGATCATTATGCTCAAAGGAGCCGATTGGTTTACCTCCATCGGCTGCAAGAACAACAGCGGGACCAAGGCGTTTTCGCTGGTTGGTAAAGTCCGCAATACCGGCCTGATCGAAGTAGCGATGGGGACTACGCTACGCACGATCATTTATGAGATCGGCGGCGGCATTCTGGAGAATCGGCCGTTCAAAGCCGTTCAGACCGGTGGACCCTCGGGCGGTTGTCTCCCTGAATCAATGCTGGACCTTCCGGTTGATTTCGATTCCCTGACCAAAAACGGTTCAATGATGGGTTCCGGCGGCATGATCGTGATGGATGACAAAACCTGCATGGTGGATGTCGCCCGTTACTTCCTGTCGTTCCTGGTATCTGAGTCGTGCGGCAAATGCGTTCCCTGTCGTGAAGGTCTTTACCAATTGCATGAATTGACCATCAAGATCTGCAATGGCGAAGGAACCGAAGAAGATCTCGTCAGAATGGAGAAGCTCTCCGAGTCGATCATCGTTGGTTCGCTCTGTGGACTGGGGAAATCCGGTCCGAATCCATTCCTGTCGACTATCCGATATTTCCGTGATGAATACCTGGCGCACATTCGGGAGAAACGTTGCCCGGCCGGCGTCTGCAAATCGCTCATCACCTATACCGTTCTTGAAGACAAGTGCACCGGCTGTGTCGCCTGTATCACGGCCTGCGCTTACAATGCCATCACCGGTGAAAAGAAAAAGCCACACTTCATCCACCAGGATAAATGCGAGAAGTGCGGCGCCTGTGTGGCGGTCTGCAAGTTCGACGCGATCGAGGTCAAATGA
- a CDS encoding 2-oxoacid:acceptor oxidoreductase family protein, protein MAGFGGQGVMVAGQLLAYSGIKEGKNVVWLPSYGPEMRGGTAYCTVVISDLRIGSPVINNPSACCVFNRPSFDKFSPRVKAGGLLIVNSSLISVSSDRTDITQILIPANQMALEGGSVKSTNVAVLGCFVAATGLVEYKTVLKVLEEKLGSKKNLLETNMKVFEAGYKFGQAALAERSHA, encoded by the coding sequence ATGGCCGGTTTCGGCGGCCAGGGCGTCATGGTCGCGGGACAGTTGCTCGCCTACAGCGGCATTAAAGAGGGGAAAAATGTCGTCTGGCTGCCCTCCTACGGCCCGGAGATGCGCGGAGGAACAGCCTATTGCACCGTCGTGATCAGCGATCTCCGCATCGGCTCCCCGGTTATCAATAACCCATCGGCATGCTGCGTATTCAATCGCCCATCGTTTGACAAGTTTTCTCCTCGCGTGAAAGCTGGCGGATTGCTGATAGTCAATTCATCCCTCATAAGCGTCAGTAGCGACCGGACCGATATCACCCAGATACTGATCCCGGCCAATCAAATGGCGCTGGAGGGAGGATCGGTGAAATCAACCAATGTCGCCGTGCTGGGATGTTTCGTTGCGGCGACTGGACTCGTGGAATACAAGACCGTGCTCAAAGTTCTCGAAGAGAAACTTGGATCGAAAAAGAATCTGCTTGAGACCAATATGAAAGTTTTCGAAGCCGGCTATAAATTCGGGCAAGCCGCCCTCGCCGAAAGGAGCCATGCGTGA
- a CDS encoding tetratricopeptide repeat protein: MAKARQSSITASSFGKPGQVAMVIYAFALVAYAIAALVPTARIWGINWWGYFPIWSIGIWLLLGCLLAVAAVRAADRGGSAAGDRDLSSKFYWIASLGTVGSIILASFLFPATTHFSGDGYQLLSRLADGRTISKDWDIGSTALIEWVNRIFDWNNGPGALRTYQVVSLVAGILATFGSILLIQRLQANRLQRLLFLLGMVTGGYLLLFFGHVENYGLLVALVLLYSLAGYLVAVNRLSIVWLIPLLAIALFLHLIAVSLIPSFLYLATRNSSLHARLEAIIAPRRRVVAIVATIVLAVVYFGIQQNLLFLQFALLPLLPDRFAVEGEWLFSPKHLIDMLNLVLLLSPMSLLLLIQRWGGEADNREATISRYLGLLVLGTLGMVFLMRSGIGMPRDWDLFAIAGPPLVLSTLVVLFRWGSDKRWLVPVIGLAISLNLLMLIPRLIVNVQGEIAVQHFRAYLDLDFLRGRNARKLLVNYYRETGKVMAAEREQSRAESDYPESHLSRQAATQLASGKYAEAASTYWRVIEMNPLYPDGWANLGATYMNLDKLDSAHHLLMIANQMNPNNQQIINNLGVASTKLQRLEEAERWIQRALAIDSNYWRAHGNYAYLRLRQGRVPEAIEYFRKVSTFEGVPGEYLRTMGDTLVSMNAPDQALELYRMALEIGLDSTKGTDLLNRYPQLRN, from the coding sequence ATGGCCAAGGCACGTCAGTCATCCATTACGGCATCGTCATTTGGAAAGCCGGGGCAGGTCGCGATGGTGATCTATGCGTTCGCCCTGGTCGCATATGCGATAGCCGCCTTGGTCCCGACTGCCCGGATATGGGGGATCAACTGGTGGGGGTACTTTCCGATTTGGTCAATTGGGATCTGGCTGCTGCTAGGTTGCCTGCTCGCTGTTGCTGCTGTGAGAGCAGCCGATCGAGGCGGTTCTGCCGCAGGCGACAGAGATCTCTCTTCCAAATTCTACTGGATAGCCAGTCTTGGGACGGTTGGATCGATTATTCTAGCGTCTTTTCTTTTTCCAGCTACCACACACTTTTCCGGCGATGGCTACCAGTTGTTGAGCAGGCTTGCGGATGGTCGCACGATCTCCAAGGACTGGGATATAGGCTCGACAGCGCTGATCGAGTGGGTAAACAGGATATTTGACTGGAACAACGGCCCCGGCGCGCTCAGAACCTATCAGGTGGTCTCACTGGTAGCCGGTATTCTGGCGACTTTTGGATCGATTCTGTTGATTCAGCGACTTCAAGCGAACCGACTTCAGCGGTTGCTCTTTCTATTGGGGATGGTGACCGGTGGATATCTCTTGCTGTTTTTCGGACATGTGGAGAATTACGGCCTGCTGGTCGCACTGGTGCTTTTGTATTCGCTGGCCGGATATCTGGTCGCGGTGAATCGACTTTCCATAGTTTGGCTGATCCCGCTACTAGCAATCGCGCTGTTCCTTCACTTGATAGCCGTATCACTGATCCCCAGTTTTCTCTATCTGGCTACGCGCAATAGCAGTCTTCACGCCAGGCTGGAAGCGATCATCGCTCCAAGGCGCAGAGTGGTCGCGATCGTGGCCACAATTGTTCTGGCTGTTGTCTATTTCGGGATCCAGCAGAATCTGCTGTTCCTGCAGTTCGCTCTGTTGCCGTTACTCCCTGACAGATTTGCAGTCGAAGGAGAGTGGCTCTTTTCGCCGAAACATCTGATCGATATGCTGAATCTGGTGCTATTGCTCAGCCCGATGTCGCTTTTGCTTTTGATACAACGTTGGGGTGGAGAGGCAGACAATAGGGAAGCGACCATCTCGCGCTATCTCGGGCTCCTGGTTCTGGGGACACTGGGCATGGTGTTTCTGATGCGGTCCGGGATCGGGATGCCGCGCGATTGGGATCTTTTCGCGATAGCCGGTCCGCCGCTGGTCTTGTCGACACTGGTGGTCCTGTTTCGCTGGGGGAGTGATAAGCGATGGTTGGTGCCGGTGATCGGATTGGCGATCTCGCTCAATCTGTTGATGTTGATCCCAAGGCTTATCGTCAATGTGCAGGGGGAGATAGCGGTACAACATTTTCGCGCATACCTTGATCTGGATTTTCTGCGCGGGCGGAACGCGCGAAAGCTGTTGGTGAATTATTACCGCGAAACGGGCAAGGTAATGGCGGCGGAACGTGAGCAGTCGCGAGCCGAGTCAGATTATCCGGAGAGTCATTTGTCCAGACAGGCGGCGACGCAATTGGCTAGTGGCAAGTATGCCGAGGCGGCATCGACCTATTGGCGGGTTATCGAAATGAATCCGCTTTATCCTGATGGTTGGGCCAATCTTGGCGCAACGTACATGAATTTGGACAAACTGGACAGCGCGCATCATCTGCTGATGATCGCCAATCAAATGAATCCGAATAACCAGCAGATCATCAATAATCTTGGGGTGGCTTCCACGAAATTGCAGCGACTCGAGGAAGCCGAGCGGTGGATACAGCGCGCGCTGGCGATCGACAGCAATTACTGGCGGGCACATGGGAATTATGCCTATCTTCGATTGAGACAGGGGAGAGTGCCAGAGGCAATCGAATATTTCAGAAAGGTCTCAACCTTTGAGGGAGTGCCGGGGGAGTATCTCCGGACGATGGGCGATACGCTCGTCAGTATGAATGCGCCTGACCAGGCGCTTGAGCTTTATCGTATGGCGCTGGAGATCGGACTCGACAGCACTAAAGGGACCGACCTGCTGAATCGCTATCCGCAATTGCGCAATTGA